Proteins from a genomic interval of Anolis sagrei isolate rAnoSag1 chromosome 1, rAnoSag1.mat, whole genome shotgun sequence:
- the LOC132765347 gene encoding dnaJ homolog subfamily B member 2-like, which produces MRKYFIKESVSHVHSEAAAPPVAEIKHTFMKYRKNALKWHPDKNPGNKEYAEKKFKEIAEAYEVLSDNYKRDLYDLYGTDGLMDLSIGTGLYPSSAGTPDLMFTFRDADEVFKEFFEGQDPFTEAWDDFPPFTDLQGGTSQWTNPGDGTYSYCSYSPGQTDFFTTFGPGAELGIGFNSISTSTKYINGKRITTKRILEHGQERVEINEDGELKVAEEHDLPHSDVTNNLKAKVEYIQKEQAETLSSPMDIRSLPRTLSISSSFSYPESEDKELHRAMACSLSDMENVGQRSIASYGSRKRRGSSRRTNKKSHKAIGRSGVSAPLPIRAQSPGAGDNMGKEKEGKSTEGLKAEGNQGVLKSPLLPGAEENDSALCDMRYLFPEVIPSRKEKESITCTIL; this is translated from the exons GTACAGAAAAAATGCACTCAAATGGCATCCAGATAAAAACCCAGGAAACAAGGAATACGCTGAGAAGAAGTTCAAGGAGATAGCAGAAGCATATGAAGTGTTATCAGACA ATTATAAGCGAGATCTTTATGACCTCTATGGGACTGATGGGCTTATGGATCTGAGCATAG GAACTGGCCTTTATCCGAGCTCAGCGGGGACTCCTGATCTCATGTTCACCTTTCGGGATGCGGATGAAGTCTTCAAAGAATTTTTTGAAGGACAAGACCCATTTACTGAAGCCTGGG ATGACTTCCCTCCGTTTACAGATCTACAAGGAGGAACGTCCCAGTGGACTAACCCGGGTGATGGAACATACTCTTATTGCTCCTATTCTCCAGGCCAGACTG ATTTCTTCACTACTTTTGGCCCTGGTGCTGAATTGGGAatagggttcaattccatctctaCATCTACAAAATACATAAATGGCAAGCGGATAACTACAAAAAG GATTCTTGAGCATGGGCAGGAGAGGGTAGAGATCAATGAGGATGGAGAGCTCAAAGTGGCAGAAGAACATG ATTTGCCTCATTCAGATGTCACCAACAACTTGAAGGCCAAGGTGGAATACATCCAGAAGGAGCAAGCTGAGACCCTAAGTTCTCCAATGGACATCCGGAGTCTGCCACGGACCCTAAGTATCAGCTCCTCTTTTTCTTACCCTGAGAGTGAAGACAAGGAACTGCACCGGGCCATGGCCTGCAGCCTGTCTGATATGGAGAATGTGGGGCAGCGGTCTATAGCCTCCTATGGCTCCAGGAAGAGGCGAGGAAGCTCTCGGAGGAcaaacaaaaaatcccacaaagcCATTGGCAGGTCAGGTGTGTCTGCCCCTTTGCCCATCCGAGCCCAGAGTCCGGGAGCAGGAGATAAcatgggaaaagagaaggaaggcaagtCGACAGAAGGGCTAAAGGCAGAAGGTAACCAAGGGGTGTTAAAAAGTCCGCTTCTGCCTGGCGCTGAGGAGAACGACTCTGCCCTTTGTGACATGCGGTACCTCTTTCCTGAAGTCATTCCTTCACGCAAGGAGAAGGAATCGATCACGTGTACCATTCTCTAA